The Thermosipho melanesiensis BI429 sequence GTGCAACCACAATATCAGCTTTTTTCCTTAACCCCGGAACTATTTCCTTTGCTACTTCTATGGCATTTCTAAACTCCAAGTCTCTACTGTACAATGGTTCTAAAATAGCAGTTTCTTCTGTAGTTAAACCAAATATAGCAATTTTTACCCCACCAACGTTTTTTATAATGTAAGGTTTAAAGAATGGCTTACCATCTTTGTAAATATTCGCTGATAAAAATGGGAATTTTGCAATATCCATCTGATACATCAACACATCTCTTGTTTTATCAAATTCATGGTTTCCTACTGCCATTGCATCTAATTTCATTCTATTAAGAGCAAAAATATCTGGTAATGCATTTAAAAGATCAGATTCAGGAACACCTGTGTTTATGTCCCCTGCATGTAAAAACAAAACATTGGGATTCTTCGCCCTTTCTTCATCAATAATTGATGCAATTACTGCAAAGCCACCTATATTTGGATTGTGATATTCACTAAATGTCCAAGCATGGCCATGAGTATCGTTAATGTGGAAAATAATAACTTTTGTTGCAAAAAGACTAATAGCAAAAATTACAAATAACACTACAAACAACTTAAAATTCTTCATAAGCCCACCTCCTTTTAAAGTTTGTACATATATATTTTATCACAAACTCTCTTCAATTAATTGTTTTTTATACATGTCTGCATACAACCCATCAATTTCCATTAATTGCTTGTGTGTTCCACTTTCTACAACTTGGCCATCGTCAAAAACATAAATTATATCTGCGTCTTTCAAAACTTTTAATCTATGTGTAATAATTATCATTGTTTTACTCTCCATACTCTTTCTCAAAGAACTTATTATCTTCTCCTCTGTTTCAGGATCAACCGCCGATAAACAATCGTCAAAAATAAAAACATCACAATTCCTTATCAATGCCCTTGCAATTGTTATTCTTTGCTTTTGACCACCTGATAAAGTTACTCCTCTTTCTCCAACAACTGTATCATAACTCTTCGGAAACCTTTCTATATCACTATGAACAGCAGAAAGCATAGCATATTCCTTAATCTGCCATTCTTCAAAATCATCCAAACCAAATGCTATATTGTTCTTTATGGAAGTGGAAAATAAAAATGTTTCTTGTGGTACATAGGAAATTTTTGTTCTAACTATTTTAGAAGGTATATCGTTAATATCATAACCATTTATATACACATACCCTCTTTCAACTGGATATAGCTTACTTATTATCTTCACAATAGTTGATTTTCCACTACCCACAGTTCCAACAATTCCTACTAACTGTCCCCTTTTAATTTCTAAATTCACACCTTTTAACACATATCTGTTGGAATCTGGATATTTGTAATTTAAATTTTTTATTGTAATATCATTTATTTCATCTATTTCAACAGGGTTATCAGGTTCTACTACTTTTGATTGTGTTTTTAAAACTTCCAAAATCCTTGTATATGAAGCCCTACCATTTTGGATAATATTAATAACCCAACCAAAAGCCGTTAATGGCCATACAATCATTCCAATATAGTTGTTAAAAGCAAAAAACATACCCAGGGTAATTTTTTGATTTATTACCATAGGTCCTCCATAGGCTATGGTAATAAAATAAGAAAGAGAACTTATGAAATGTATAAGCGGCCACATAATACCCCAAACTTTAACTAACGATAATGTTGCTCTAAAATTTCTGTTCGCTCTGTCTAAAAACAAATTCTCAAACTTTGGCAGTATTGAAAAAGACTTTAAAATTCTAATTCCATCTATTGATTCCTCGGTAAATCCACTTAAATCA is a genomic window containing:
- a CDS encoding ABC transporter ATP-binding protein, with the protein product MIREFLKRRIWFYFAGVITLIVVDTLQLIVPKFISRAVDSLNVETPDIGVAKLMAIGIIGIAIGMFFTRFFWRFFIIGSARKFTYEARKILYDKILSLDMSFFDKNRSGDLMANFTNDMNNIERMLGPGIVMMVDASFMSVITLFFMATSVGWKLTLIALIPLPFIMLISLVFGKFIYKRSKKVQDTFSDLSGFTEESIDGIRILKSFSILPKFENLFLDRANRNFRATLSLVKVWGIMWPLIHFISSLSYFITIAYGGPMVINQKITLGMFFAFNNYIGMIVWPLTAFGWVINIIQNGRASYTRILEVLKTQSKVVEPDNPVEIDEINDITIKNLNYKYPDSNRYVLKGVNLEIKRGQLVGIVGTVGSGKSTIVKIISKLYPVERGYVYINGYDINDIPSKIVRTKISYVPQETFLFSTSIKNNIAFGLDDFEEWQIKEYAMLSAVHSDIERFPKSYDTVVGERGVTLSGGQKQRITIARALIRNCDVFIFDDCLSAVDPETEEKIISSLRKSMESKTMIIITHRLKVLKDADIIYVFDDGQVVESGTHKQLMEIDGLYADMYKKQLIEESL